The DNA window ATCCGCGAGGCCGGCTCCACCGCCGCGCAGGAGATCGCCTTCACCTTCGCCGACGCGGTGGAGTACGTGGAGCGGGCGCTGGGCGCGGGGCTGGAGATCGACCGCTTCGCGCCGCGCCTCTCCTTCTTCTTCGCCTCTCACAACGACCTCTTCGAGGAGATCGCCAAGTTCCGCGCCGCGCGCCGCCTCTGGGCGCGGGTGATGCGCGAGCGCTTCGGCGCCTCGGACGAGTCGTGCAAGCTGCGCTTCCACACCCAGACGGGCGGGGTGACGCTCCAGGCCCAGCAGCCGCTCAACAACGTGGTGCGGGTGACGGTGCAGGCGCTGGCGGCGGTGCTCGGCGGGACGCAGTCGCTGCACACCAACGGCTACGACGAGGCGCTGTCGCTCCCCACCGCGCAGGCGGCCACGCTGGCATTGCGGACGCAGCAGGTGCTGGCGTACGAGTCGGGTGCCGCGGACACGGTGGACCCGCTCGCGGGCTCGTACTTCGTGGAGTCGCTGACCACGGCGGTGGAGGAGAAGGCGCGGGAGTACCTGGAGCAGATCGACGAGATGGGGGGGGCCGCGAACGCCATCGCCTACATGCAGGAGGAGATCCACCGCGCCGCGTACGAGCACCAGATCGCGGTGGAGCAGGGCGACAAGACCATCGTCGGCGTGAACCGCTTCGAGACGGCGGAGGAGCCTGTCGAGCTGGGTCAGCCGGACTTCTCCGCGCTGGAGCGGTCGCAGCGCGCGCAGCTGGCCGCGGTGCGCGCCGGACGCGACGACGCCGAGGTGCGCGCGCGCCTGGAGGCGATCCGCTCCGCCGCGCGCGGCACGGAGAACCTGATGCCGCGCATCATCGACGCGGTGAAGGCGATGTGCACCCTGGGTGAGATCAGCGACGCGCTCCGGGAGGAGTGGGGCGTCTACCGGCCAGCGTAGGGCCGCACGGCCGCCCGGACATCCCCGGGCCGGCTTGCCCCGATCGTCGCTCCGAATCCGCCATGAGGCGCTCCGACAGCGGACCTGCCCGGCGTTGCCCACCGGGGAGCGCCGGGTTATTTTACGCGGGTTTGCCACCAGAATGCATCAGCACCCGAGATCGTAGCAGACGCACCGTATGCCTACGTACGAATATCGCTGTCCGTCCTGCAGCAACGAGTTCGAGAAGTTCCAGCGGATGTCCGACCAGCCGGTGGCCGAGTGCCCCGCCTGCGGCACCGCCTCTGAGCGCCGCCTCTCCGGGGGCGCGGGGCTCCTCTTCAAGGGCTCCGGCTTCTACATCACGGACTACCGGAGCGACAGCTACAAGAAGGCCGCATCCTCGGAGGGGGGCGGCTCCGGCTCGTCGTCGGAGTCCAAGCCCTCGTCGGCGTCCGATTCCAAGCCGTCCGGGGGCAGCAAGCCGTCCGGCGGGTCGTCCGCGAAGGCCAGCGGAAGCGCGGGCGAATAGATGCCCGTCGAGAAGCTCCGCGGCGAGATCGCCCGGGTCCTGGCCGCGATGGGGGTGGACGACCCGCAGGTCGGCCTGGACCGCCCGCGCAACCCCGAGCACGGCGACTGGGCGAGCAACGTCGCCCTGACGCTGGCGAAGCCGCTCGGCCGCCCCCCCCGGCAGATCGCCGAGGAGATCGTCCAGCGGATCGACCGGGCGGCGGCCGGCGTCAGCGCCACCGAGGTGGCCGGGCCCGGCTTCATCAACTTCCGCCTGTCGGAGGATTACCTGCACCGCGGCCTGGCGGAGGTCCTCGCTCGCGGCTCCGAATACGGCCGGTCGCAGACGGGGCAGGGGCAGCCGGTCAACATCGAGTTCGTCTCCGCCAACCCCACCGGACCGCTGCACATCGGACACGGGCGCCAGGCCGCGCTGGGCGACGCCGTCGCCGAGCTCATGGCGTGGGCCGGGTGGAAGGTGCACCGCGAGTACTACTACAACGACGCGGGCGAGCAGATCATGCGGCTCGCGCGCAGCGTCTGGGCGCGGTACCAGCAGCACCTGGGCGAGGAGGTGGAGTTCCCGGAGGACGGCTACCACGGGAGCTACGTCCGCGAGATCGCGGCGCGGCTCGCGGAGGAGCACGGCGACCGGTTCCGGGGCGACGCGGGCGAAGAGGCGCTTGACACCATGCGCCGGTTCGCCGTGCAGGTGCTGCGCGAGGAGCAGAACCGCGACCTGGGCGACTTCCGCGTCCACTTCGACGAGTACTTCCTGGAGTCGTCGCTCTACACCTCGGGCCAGGTGGAGCAGGCCATCGAGCGGCTGCGGGAGACCGGGCTCGTCTACGAGAAGGACGGCGCGCTCTGGCTCCGGACCACGGAGTTCGGGGACGACAAGGACCGGGTGATGGTCAAGAGCACCGGCCACCCCACCTACTTCCTCCCCGACGTGGCGTACCACGTCAGCAAGTGGGAGCGCGGGTTCCGTCGCGCCATCAACGTGCAGGGCGCCGACCACCACGGCACCGTAGCGCGCGTCCGCGCCGGGCTGCGGGCGCTGGGGCTCCCGGAAGGGTACCCGGAGTACGTGCTGCACCAGATGGTGCTGGTGATGCGCGGCGGCGTGGAGGTGAAGTTCTCCAAGCGCGCCGGGGACTACGTCACCCTCCGCGACCTCTACGACGAGGCCGGCGTGGACGTCACGCGGTACTTCTTCCTCATGCGCCGCCCCGAGTCGCAGCTCACCTTCGACCTGG is part of the Longimicrobiaceae bacterium genome and encodes:
- a CDS encoding methylmalonyl-CoA mutase family protein — translated: MSDTQVVPDIRENSGTAGPVENGKTVWTERAVAPVLAKHPERRERFETTSGVEVERLYTPDDVAGLDYERDLGYPGEHPFTRGIQPTMYRGRFWTMRQYAGFGTAEETNTRFKLLLQAGQTGLSTAFDLPTQMGYDSDHSMAQGEVGRVGVAIDTLADMRKLLDGLPLDRVSTSMTINATASTLLALYVAVADEQGIPRNKLSGTIQNDILKEYIARGTYIYPPEPSLRLITDIFAFCNAEVPRWNTISISGYHIREAGSTAAQEIAFTFADAVEYVERALGAGLEIDRFAPRLSFFFASHNDLFEEIAKFRAARRLWARVMRERFGASDESCKLRFHTQTGGVTLQAQQPLNNVVRVTVQALAAVLGGTQSLHTNGYDEALSLPTAQAATLALRTQQVLAYESGAADTVDPLAGSYFVESLTTAVEEKAREYLEQIDEMGGAANAIAYMQEEIHRAAYEHQIAVEQGDKTIVGVNRFETAEEPVELGQPDFSALERSQRAQLAAVRAGRDDAEVRARLEAIRSAARGTENLMPRIIDAVKAMCTLGEISDALREEWGVYRPA
- a CDS encoding zinc ribbon domain-containing protein, whose product is MPTYEYRCPSCSNEFEKFQRMSDQPVAECPACGTASERRLSGGAGLLFKGSGFYITDYRSDSYKKAASSEGGGSGSSSESKPSSASDSKPSGGSKPSGGSSAKASGSAGE
- the argS gene encoding arginine--tRNA ligase; protein product: MPVEKLRGEIARVLAAMGVDDPQVGLDRPRNPEHGDWASNVALTLAKPLGRPPRQIAEEIVQRIDRAAAGVSATEVAGPGFINFRLSEDYLHRGLAEVLARGSEYGRSQTGQGQPVNIEFVSANPTGPLHIGHGRQAALGDAVAELMAWAGWKVHREYYYNDAGEQIMRLARSVWARYQQHLGEEVEFPEDGYHGSYVREIAARLAEEHGDRFRGDAGEEALDTMRRFAVQVLREEQNRDLGDFRVHFDEYFLESSLYTSGQVEQAIERLRETGLVYEKDGALWLRTTEFGDDKDRVMVKSTGHPTYFLPDVAYHVSKWERGFRRAINVQGADHHGTVARVRAGLRALGLPEGYPEYVLHQMVLVMRGGVEVKFSKRAGDYVTLRDLYDEAGVDVTRYFFLMRRPESQLTFDLDLALEQSDRNPVYKVQYAHARMASIFRRAGVEAGEVSAEDADLSLLTHPAETDLAKLLLRFPETVDAAAESHAPHAVTEYLEEVAGAVNSWYHAGNRDPQLRVVGVPEDVARARRVLARAIQVVLRNGLTLLGITAPERMERAEAESPSEGSEEIL